The sequence below is a genomic window from Thermus brockianus.
GCCCCTGGAGGTCTTAAAGCTCTGGCTCCGCTTCTCGGACGGGAAGGAGGGGGTGGTGGACCTTTCGGCCCTGGAGCTTCCCGGGCTCCTCTCCCGCCTCCGGGACCCCGGCTTCTTCGCCCAGGTGCGGGTGGATCCGGAACTCGGGGCCCCGGTCTGGCCCGGGGGGCTGGACCTGGACCCCCTGGT
It includes:
- a CDS encoding DUF2442 domain-containing protein — protein: MVVEVVEARPLEVLKLWLRFSDGKEGVVDLSALELPGLLSRLRDPGFFAQVRVDPELGAPVWPGGLDLDPLVLYAQALGTGLPLPAEASGA